One Paramisgurnus dabryanus chromosome 8, PD_genome_1.1, whole genome shotgun sequence DNA window includes the following coding sequences:
- the mab21l1 gene encoding putative nucleotidyltransferase MAB21L1, with product MIAAQAKLVYHLNKYYNEKCQSRKAAISKTIREVCKVVSDVLKEVEVQEPRFISSLNEMDNRFEGLEVISPTEFEVVLYLNQMGVFNFVDDGSLPGCAVLKLSDGRKRSMSLWVEFITASGYLSARKIRSRFQTLVAQAVDKCSYRDVVKMVADTSEVKLRIRDRYVVQITPAFKCTGIWPRSAAHWPLPHIPWPGPNRVAEVKAEGFNLLSKECYSLNGKQSSAESDAWVLQFAEAENRLLLGGCRKKCLSLLKTLRDRHLELPGQPLNNYHMKTLVSYECEKHPRESDWDENCLGDRLNGILLQLISCLQCRRCPHYFLPNLDLFQGKPHSGLENAAKQTWRLAREILTNPKSLEKL from the coding sequence ATGATCGCTGCCCAGGCCAAACTGGTGTACCACCTAAATAAATACTACAACGAGAAATGCCAGTCTCGGAAGGCGGCCATCTCCAAAACCATCAGGGAGGTGTGCAAGGTGGTTTCGGACGTCCTGAAAGAGGTGGAGGTCCAGGAACCCCGCTTCATCAGCTCCTTAAACGAAATGGATAACCGTTTCGAGGGGCTCGAGGTCATCTCCCCTACCGAATTTGAAGTGGTCCTCTATCTGAACCAGATGGGAGTCTTCAACTTCGTGGACGACGGTTCTCTGCCAGGCTGCGCCGTGCTCAAGCTGAGCGACGGCCGGAAGAGAAGCATGTCTCTTTGGGTCGAGTTCATCACGGCTTCGGGATACCTGTCCGCGCGTAAAATCCGCTCCAGGTTCCAGACGTTGGTGGCGCAGGCGGTGGATAAGTGCAGCTATAGGGACGTCGTTAAAATGGTGGCAGATACAAGCGAGGTTAAATTGCGCATCAGAGATAGATATGTGGTTCAGATCACACCGGCTTTCAAATGCACCGGCATATGGCCGCGCAGCGCTGCGCATTGGCCACTGCCGCACATCCCGTGGCCTGGTCCAAACAGGGTGGCAGAAGTGAAAGCCGAGGGATTCAATCTGTTATCCAAGGAGTGTTACTCGTTAAACGGGAAGCAGAGCTCGGCGGAAAGCGACGCCTGGGTGTTGCAGTTCGCCGAAGCGGAGAACCGACTGCTGCTGGGTGGATGCAGAAAGAAATGTCTTTCCCTCCTCAAGACGTTGCGCGACCGTCACCTTGAACTGCCGGGACAACCTCTCAATAATTACCACATGAAAACTTTGGTATCTTACGAGTGTGAAAAACATCCACGAGAGTCGGACTGGGACGAAAACTGCCTCGGGGATCGGCTGAACGGGATTTTATTGCAGCTAATATCTTGCCTGCAGTGCAGGCGATGTCCCCATTACTTTCTACCAAATCTAGACCTTTTCCAAGGGAAGCCTCATTCGGGTCTGGAAAACGCGGCTAAACAGACTTGGCGACTCGCGAGAGAAATACTAACCAACCCTAAAAGCCTGGAGAAACTCTGA